One Halocalculus aciditolerans DNA segment encodes these proteins:
- a CDS encoding geranylgeranyl reductase family protein, translating into MTTHEYDVVVVGAGTSGCYAAATAAKAGYDACIVERKSAEEAGHIACGDALKGAANFPDAIPKRKLEPAITNTEVDHGRFEIPQEDTVLEIPVPGELAVIDRWEYGRCVIQGAEDHGVDFYYDVVVTDVDQDKAGRVTGVRGKTKGEAHEFTGDVVIDAAGSLSLLQDKVDFSDSTFDTNVSYSQFCSAYREIVEVEEEVEWKDALVFKPTKRAAGYLWYFPRTGTEINAGLGFQMNEEPMKLVEDLKEDLQHREEFANAEVLDKLGAALPTRRPYDSAVAPGYMAVGDAAALVNPTTGGGIAGAAYSGKYAAEAAIEGIENDDVSEEQLWSYNERVMDHFGGRYAGLDVYNILSTAVDIDDLMSLLARLPGEKLSEALYAGSTSISPMVALQTAVKSFGHWGQIWNFYKTKQVADELLDHYESYPSSPFEFESWQEERDEIMERVYDVTGADAKY; encoded by the coding sequence ATGACTACACACGAGTACGACGTCGTCGTCGTGGGCGCGGGGACGTCGGGCTGCTACGCGGCGGCGACGGCCGCGAAAGCCGGATACGACGCCTGTATCGTCGAGCGGAAGTCGGCGGAGGAGGCGGGGCACATCGCGTGCGGCGACGCGCTGAAGGGCGCGGCGAACTTCCCGGACGCCATCCCGAAGCGGAAGCTCGAACCCGCGATAACGAACACGGAGGTCGACCACGGGCGGTTCGAAATTCCGCAGGAGGACACGGTGCTCGAAATCCCCGTTCCCGGTGAGCTCGCGGTCATCGACCGCTGGGAGTACGGCCGCTGCGTCATCCAAGGGGCGGAAGACCACGGCGTTGACTTCTACTACGACGTCGTCGTCACGGACGTCGACCAGGATAAGGCCGGGCGAGTGACGGGCGTGCGCGGGAAGACGAAGGGCGAGGCACACGAGTTCACCGGCGACGTCGTCATCGACGCGGCGGGCTCGCTGAGTCTCCTGCAGGATAAAGTCGACTTCTCGGATTCGACGTTCGACACGAACGTCTCCTACAGCCAGTTCTGCTCGGCGTACCGCGAGATTGTCGAAGTCGAGGAGGAAGTGGAGTGGAAGGACGCGCTGGTGTTCAAGCCGACGAAGCGCGCGGCGGGCTACCTCTGGTACTTCCCGCGCACGGGGACCGAGATCAACGCGGGGCTGGGCTTCCAGATGAACGAGGAGCCGATGAAGCTCGTGGAGGACCTGAAGGAGGACCTCCAGCACCGCGAGGAGTTCGCGAACGCGGAAGTCCTCGATAAGCTCGGGGCGGCGCTCCCGACGCGCCGGCCGTACGATTCGGCGGTCGCGCCCGGCTACATGGCCGTCGGCGACGCCGCGGCGCTCGTGAACCCCACGACCGGGGGCGGTATCGCGGGCGCGGCGTACTCCGGGAAGTACGCCGCCGAGGCCGCCATCGAGGGCATCGAGAACGACGACGTCTCCGAGGAACAGCTCTGGTCGTACAACGAGCGCGTCATGGACCACTTCGGCGGCCGGTACGCCGGCCTCGACGTCTACAACATCCTCTCGACCGCCGTCGACATCGACGACCTGATGAGCCTCCTCGCCCGCCTCCCCGGCGAGAAACTCTCCGAGGCGCTCTACGCGGGCAGCACGTCGATCAGTCCGATGGTCGCGCTCCAGACCGCCGTGAAGAGCTTCGGCCACTGGGGGCAGATCTGGAACTTCTACAAGACGAAGCAGGTCGCCGACGAACTCCTCGACCACTACGAGAGCTACCCCTCCAGTCCCTTCGAGTTCGAGTCGTGGCAGGAAGAACGCGACGAGATCATGGAGCGCGTCTACGACGTCACCGGCGCGGACGCGAAATACTAA
- a CDS encoding 2Fe-2S iron-sulfur cluster-binding protein — MTDYTVEFVSRDETIEVSDKETILKACFREGIAQEYSCRVGMCLACSAEIVEGDVEQPAARGLTDEEAEDYALTCMARPASDLVLDRGKYPPSIENDAATTDAAPADDD, encoded by the coding sequence ATGACCGACTACACTGTCGAGTTCGTCAGCCGGGACGAGACCATCGAGGTGTCCGACAAGGAGACGATTCTCAAGGCGTGCTTCCGCGAAGGCATCGCCCAGGAGTACTCCTGCCGCGTCGGCATGTGCCTCGCGTGCTCTGCCGAAATCGTCGAAGGCGACGTCGAACAGCCCGCCGCTCGCGGCCTCACCGACGAGGAAGCCGAGGACTACGCGCTCACCTGCATGGCGCGCCCCGCCTCCGACCTCGTCCTCGACCGCGGGAAGTACCCGCCGAGCATCGAGAACGACGCCGCGACCACCGACGCCGCACCCGCCGACGACGACTGA
- a CDS encoding DUF3238 domain-containing protein codes for MTDEPPTDPSVEPGQTSTVRVRYAVFIPDEWIEPRPVEEATVEFEGDDRGFTPYAAWTGRSRVEAEATADFDRGEVVFHADTGRSRKRVTDAAGVTMDSGTADTTGLALRNVEWAEDEETVSFRLALSAGNPLVEEPATVDAEVDVTANRRGVVEVSGRHDGYPNHECYASVDFGVWEDAYRYAFREHGGSPRALAGDLDEAFDWKRP; via the coding sequence GTGACTGACGAGCCCCCGACTGACCCGTCTGTCGAACCGGGTCAGACCTCGACGGTCCGCGTTCGCTACGCCGTCTTCATCCCCGACGAGTGGATCGAGCCGCGTCCCGTCGAGGAGGCGACCGTCGAGTTCGAGGGGGACGACCGCGGTTTCACGCCGTACGCGGCGTGGACGGGCCGGTCGCGCGTCGAAGCCGAAGCGACGGCGGACTTCGACCGCGGCGAGGTCGTCTTCCACGCCGACACCGGTCGGTCGCGGAAGCGCGTCACCGACGCGGCCGGCGTGACGATGGACTCGGGGACGGCCGACACCACCGGTCTCGCGCTCCGGAACGTCGAGTGGGCCGAGGACGAGGAGACGGTGTCCTTCCGGCTCGCGCTCTCCGCGGGGAACCCACTGGTCGAGGAGCCCGCGACCGTCGACGCCGAAGTGGACGTGACGGCGAACCGCCGCGGAGTCGTGGAAGTCTCGGGTCGGCACGACGGCTATCCGAACCACGAGTGCTACGCCTCCGTGGATTTCGGCGTCTGGGAGGACGCGTACCGGTACGCGTTCCGAGAGCACGGCGGAAGCCCGCGGGCGCTCGCCGGCGACCTCGACGAGGCGTTCGACTGGAAGCGTCCCTGA
- a CDS encoding phosphoadenosine phosphosulfate reductase family protein: MPEGFPDYLDVDYTDGEGETPEDYPSLNDKIEKAIEVTRTGLEEYENPAIMWTGGKDSTLTLYFVKEVAEQFDLEMPPAIFIDHYQHFDDLIDFAEKWADEWDLDLVYARNDDVGRYVEANDLEPGDDIPIDALNEQNQHHVRDLLEYEEDSFPFLLDTYVGNHLLKTVALNNALEEYDVDGILSGIRWDEQDARADETFFSPRHDPEIYPPHDRIQPILQFDEAAVWEAFWYYVVPDTVEGFPEDGYVPQSYDDLPNDLTHEDIPVSPKYFEGFRSLGSEVSTTKADEEPAWLQNLDETTERAGRAQDKEDLMERLRDLGYM; the protein is encoded by the coding sequence ATGCCAGAGGGATTCCCCGACTACCTCGACGTCGACTACACCGACGGCGAAGGCGAGACCCCCGAGGACTACCCGTCGCTGAACGACAAGATCGAGAAAGCCATCGAGGTCACCCGCACCGGCCTCGAAGAGTACGAGAACCCCGCGATTATGTGGACGGGCGGGAAGGACTCGACGCTCACCCTCTACTTCGTGAAGGAGGTCGCCGAGCAGTTCGACCTGGAGATGCCGCCCGCCATCTTCATCGACCACTACCAGCACTTCGACGACCTCATCGACTTCGCCGAGAAGTGGGCCGACGAGTGGGACCTCGACCTCGTCTACGCTCGCAACGACGACGTCGGCCGGTACGTCGAGGCGAACGACCTCGAACCAGGCGACGACATCCCTATCGACGCCCTCAACGAGCAGAACCAACACCACGTCCGCGACCTCCTCGAGTACGAAGAGGACTCCTTCCCCTTCCTCCTCGACACCTACGTCGGGAATCACCTCCTGAAGACCGTCGCCCTCAACAACGCCCTCGAAGAGTACGACGTCGACGGCATCCTCAGCGGCATTCGCTGGGACGAACAGGACGCGAGAGCGGATGAGACCTTCTTCAGTCCGCGCCACGACCCCGAAATCTACCCGCCACACGACCGCATCCAGCCGATCCTCCAGTTCGACGAAGCCGCCGTCTGGGAGGCCTTCTGGTACTACGTCGTTCCCGATACCGTCGAGGGCTTCCCCGAGGACGGCTACGTCCCTCAGTCCTACGACGACCTCCCCAACGACCTCACCCACGAAGACATCCCCGTCTCGCCCAAGTACTTCGAGGGGTTCCGTTCCCTCGGCTCCGAGGTCAGCACCACGAAAGCCGACGAGGAGCCCGCCTGGCTCCAGAATCTCGACGAAACCACCGAACGCGCCGGCCGCGCCCAGGACAAAGAGGACCTCATGGAGCGCCTCCGCGACCTCGGCTACATGTAG
- a CDS encoding phosphate signaling complex PhoU family protein: MERRKVQVTGGSTFTVSIPKDWARDHDVSAGDRIEFYPDSGSLLLTPMSDDEPQRGQIDVTGLDGDRLMGTVVTMYISGFDILELEADRITSSQRRVVRNATQSLVGLEVLEETSNRVVIQDLLDSSELSIHNAVTRMRLIALSMLDDAVTALVEDDDDIAQDVTERDDDVDRLWYVVSRIFRGALRNPQAAQEIGMDRETCFDYHSSARQLERIADHAAKMANVALEMDDPVPDEVADAVTELHDDADAIVDTAMEALLADDTDDATELANEARTSLPGIDEHARALDDLLRQHEPRRAQDLSLVVDSLSRSADYGGNIAETALQKAAPTPGPS; this comes from the coding sequence ATGGAACGACGGAAGGTGCAGGTGACCGGCGGGTCGACGTTCACGGTCTCCATCCCGAAAGACTGGGCGCGCGATCACGACGTGAGCGCGGGCGACCGCATCGAGTTCTATCCGGACAGCGGGAGCCTCCTCCTGACGCCGATGAGCGACGACGAGCCGCAGCGCGGCCAGATCGACGTCACCGGCCTCGACGGCGACCGCCTCATGGGGACGGTCGTGACGATGTACATCTCCGGGTTCGACATCCTCGAACTGGAAGCTGACCGCATCACGAGCAGTCAGCGCCGCGTCGTCCGCAACGCCACGCAGAGCCTCGTCGGCCTCGAAGTCTTAGAGGAGACGAGTAACCGAGTCGTCATACAGGACCTCCTCGACTCCAGCGAACTCTCCATCCACAACGCCGTCACGCGCATGCGACTCATCGCGCTCTCGATGCTCGACGACGCCGTCACCGCCCTCGTCGAGGACGACGACGACATCGCACAGGACGTCACGGAGCGCGACGACGACGTCGACCGGCTCTGGTACGTCGTCTCCCGCATCTTCCGCGGCGCGCTCCGCAACCCGCAGGCCGCCCAGGAGATCGGGATGGACCGAGAGACCTGCTTCGATTATCACTCCAGCGCCCGCCAGCTCGAACGCATCGCCGACCACGCCGCGAAGATGGCGAACGTCGCCCTCGAAATGGACGACCCCGTCCCCGACGAAGTCGCCGACGCGGTCACCGAACTCCACGACGACGCCGACGCCATCGTCGACACCGCGATGGAGGCACTCCTTGCCGACGACACCGACGACGCGACCGAACTCGCGAACGAAGCCCGCACCTCGCTCCCCGGCATCGACGAGCACGCGCGCGCACTCGACGACCTCCTCCGCCAGCACGAACCCAGGCGCGCTCAGGACCTCAGCCTCGTCGTCGACTCCCTCTCCCGCTCCGCCGACTACGGCGGGAACATCGCCGAAACCGCCCTGCAAAAGGCCGCACCCACCCCCGGCCCGTCGTAA
- a CDS encoding PstS family phosphate ABC transporter substrate-binding protein, with protein MSKQFQRFGEKISRRKALGAVGATGVAAFAGCSSNSGGSGGGNNNGGTGTTQQTTQQTTSQEVTALTAGGSSTVYPITSKASSVWNYNPPASDTEYWPAAEYGIDTDKAFAQYWAEMYGFEADGEGNPPFKVQVGLSHSGVGLTKVMKGQVDIGDASAPVEAELEDVDYDKFVNHVVGVDAQPIVVSKYLYDNGIKGLDAETVRAIYKGDIDNWSEVDGYTGKDMEIQAIGRSVGSGTDTSFRVNMLGSSDAEMPGVDIRKGENQQVAAAVEGSDNAIAYMALAFVSDQVPAISLTFDGKTYTPGENLSDQGYPLSRDLHCYTYDGTSNKEAAFLRMIIHDFGQGQYVGPSGYAQLSDARQEEELSKLPDPQ; from the coding sequence ATGTCAAAGCAGTTCCAGCGGTTCGGGGAGAAAATCTCGCGGCGCAAGGCACTCGGTGCGGTCGGCGCGACGGGCGTCGCCGCGTTCGCCGGCTGCTCGAGCAACTCCGGGGGGAGTGGCGGGGGGAACAACAACGGCGGGACGGGAACGACCCAGCAGACGACCCAGCAGACGACCTCGCAGGAAGTCACCGCCCTGACGGCGGGTGGGTCGTCGACGGTCTACCCGATTACGTCGAAGGCGTCCTCCGTTTGGAACTACAACCCGCCGGCGTCCGACACCGAGTACTGGCCGGCCGCCGAGTACGGTATCGACACCGACAAAGCGTTCGCCCAGTACTGGGCGGAGATGTACGGCTTCGAGGCCGACGGCGAGGGGAACCCGCCGTTCAAGGTCCAGGTCGGTCTCAGCCACTCCGGCGTCGGCCTGACGAAGGTCATGAAGGGTCAGGTCGATATCGGTGACGCGTCCGCGCCCGTCGAAGCGGAGCTCGAAGACGTCGACTACGACAAGTTCGTCAACCACGTCGTCGGCGTCGACGCACAGCCCATCGTCGTCTCGAAATACCTCTACGACAACGGTATCAAGGGCCTCGACGCCGAGACGGTCCGCGCCATCTACAAGGGCGACATCGACAACTGGTCGGAAGTCGACGGCTACACGGGGAAGGACATGGAGATTCAGGCCATCGGCCGCTCCGTCGGGTCCGGTACCGACACCTCGTTCCGCGTGAACATGCTCGGCAGCTCCGACGCCGAGATGCCCGGCGTCGACATCCGCAAAGGCGAGAACCAGCAGGTCGCCGCCGCGGTCGAGGGCTCCGACAACGCCATCGCGTACATGGCGCTCGCGTTCGTCTCCGACCAGGTCCCCGCTATCTCGCTCACCTTCGACGGCAAGACCTACACGCCCGGTGAGAACCTCTCCGACCAGGGCTACCCGCTCTCCCGCGACCTCCACTGCTACACGTACGACGGCACCTCGAACAAGGAAGCCGCCTTCCTCCGGATGATCATCCACGACTTCGGGCAGGGGCAGTACGTCGGTCCCTCGGGCTACGCGCAGCTCTCCGACGCCCGGCAGGAAGAGGAACTTTCAAAGCTCCCGGACCCGCAGTAA
- the pstC gene encoding phosphate ABC transporter permease subunit PstC, with translation MSGALTTQAVRQSVAELDRTAQLAGLVGALSLIAAFTAFVVAPGLVVFPAMVFAAVAVYGWIFHQAAAAKSLTFLTTVSTLVILGLITAYLFVQSVPAVRAMGVDLFTSTAWDVHSNRYGLATMMWGTLITTVIATLVAAPLGVAGAVFISEIAPVTIREAVKPAIELLAGIPSIVYGFIGYTIINSYMMDLFQLPTTGSLFIVGLVIGVMALPTVVSVSEDALNAVPNPMKDGSVALGATDWQTTKSVSVPAAVSGISAAVILGVGRALGETMAATVILGNVTTLPDPLYDVFGNTITLTSAIASQYGVAAGRPMQFSALFAAGVVLFVVVLALSIVSQTIERRMQQTLGGNQ, from the coding sequence ATGTCTGGGGCACTCACCACACAGGCCGTTCGGCAGTCGGTCGCCGAACTCGACCGCACGGCACAACTCGCCGGGCTGGTGGGTGCGCTTTCGCTGATCGCCGCGTTCACCGCGTTCGTCGTCGCACCGGGGCTCGTCGTCTTCCCCGCGATGGTGTTCGCGGCCGTCGCCGTTTACGGCTGGATCTTCCACCAGGCCGCAGCGGCGAAATCGCTGACGTTCCTGACGACCGTTTCGACGCTCGTTATCCTCGGACTCATCACTGCGTACCTGTTCGTCCAGTCGGTTCCGGCTGTACGGGCGATGGGTGTCGACCTCTTCACGAGCACCGCCTGGGACGTTCACAGCAACCGATACGGCCTCGCGACGATGATGTGGGGGACGCTCATCACGACGGTCATCGCGACCCTCGTTGCCGCCCCTCTCGGCGTCGCCGGAGCCGTCTTCATCAGTGAAATCGCACCCGTCACGATCCGCGAGGCCGTCAAACCCGCAATCGAACTGCTCGCTGGAATCCCGTCCATCGTCTACGGGTTCATCGGATACACCATCATCAACTCCTACATGATGGACCTCTTCCAGCTCCCGACCACCGGCAGCCTGTTCATCGTCGGGCTCGTCATCGGCGTGATGGCGCTCCCGACGGTGGTGTCGGTCTCCGAGGACGCCCTCAACGCCGTGCCGAACCCGATGAAGGACGGCTCGGTCGCGCTCGGCGCGACCGACTGGCAGACGACGAAGAGCGTCTCGGTTCCCGCCGCCGTCTCCGGAATCTCCGCCGCCGTCATCCTCGGTGTCGGCCGCGCGCTCGGCGAGACGATGGCCGCGACGGTCATCCTCGGGAACGTCACGACGCTCCCCGACCCGCTCTACGACGTCTTCGGGAACACCATCACGCTCACGTCCGCCATCGCGAGCCAGTACGGCGTCGCGGCGGGCCGCCCGATGCAGTTCTCCGCGCTCTTCGCGGCCGGCGTCGTGCTCTTCGTCGTCGTGCTCGCGCTGAGCATCGTCTCACAGACCATCGAACGACGCATGCAGCAGACGCTCGGAGGGAACCAATGA
- the pstA gene encoding phosphate ABC transporter permease PstA, which translates to MSESYGATGEQNIVTDTTAADRLAVIPVVFGALAFIAGWAILFRWVTVTDTLGGIEYATLIAGGHLVAAAVLLAIGALSAIDVIDNNPDDAVGVVTAGIYGAFAFIAVGLTVSQTLSMTALAWFPAGLLAAVVVSAVALFLPEDLGVTLPVAAFEALAGLVVFTGVIGPQWVWSPEGFSASFIGPIAIATFAMVGSLLTVWAGTNAYRGFGARGRESGAYTLIAVYAVALLGVLALLIIFVVQKGMGKVLEGAQLWPFKLPFVLNGYGLEYDVNGIFPAIVGTVWLVVGACVFAVPLAVGAAVFLTEYAEQGRFTRVVETATNGLWSTPSIVYGLFAFAFLLPRIENQETLLTGQLVLGFMLMPLVLITSREALQNVPDEYRDASAALGVSKWQTIRSVVLPAAIPGVLTGVILGVGRIAGETAPILLVLVREPFPAVATNVLGSFHFTASAPFVVNDALLSSTTALPYQLFAVITAGVGASQEFGWGTALVLLLVVMFFYTIGITTRIYFRKKLRQ; encoded by the coding sequence ATGAGCGAGAGTTACGGCGCGACGGGCGAACAGAACATCGTCACCGACACGACGGCCGCCGACCGACTCGCCGTCATCCCCGTCGTGTTCGGCGCGCTCGCGTTCATCGCCGGTTGGGCGATACTCTTCCGCTGGGTGACCGTCACCGACACCCTCGGCGGCATCGAGTACGCGACGCTCATCGCCGGCGGCCACCTCGTCGCCGCCGCCGTGCTGCTCGCCATCGGCGCGCTGTCCGCGATCGATGTCATCGACAACAACCCCGACGACGCCGTCGGCGTCGTCACCGCCGGTATCTACGGGGCGTTCGCGTTCATCGCGGTCGGCCTCACCGTCTCGCAGACCCTCTCGATGACGGCGCTCGCGTGGTTCCCCGCGGGCCTCCTCGCCGCCGTCGTCGTCTCGGCCGTCGCGCTCTTCCTCCCGGAGGACCTCGGCGTCACCCTCCCGGTCGCGGCGTTCGAAGCGCTCGCCGGTCTGGTCGTCTTCACCGGCGTCATCGGGCCGCAGTGGGTGTGGAGTCCGGAGGGGTTCTCCGCGTCCTTCATCGGCCCCATCGCCATCGCCACGTTCGCGATGGTCGGCAGCCTCCTCACCGTCTGGGCGGGGACGAACGCCTACCGCGGGTTCGGCGCTCGCGGCCGCGAATCCGGCGCGTACACGCTCATCGCCGTGTACGCCGTCGCGCTCCTCGGGGTTCTCGCCCTCCTCATCATCTTCGTCGTCCAGAAGGGCATGGGGAAGGTCCTCGAAGGCGCGCAGCTCTGGCCGTTCAAACTCCCGTTCGTCCTGAACGGCTACGGGCTCGAGTACGACGTCAACGGCATCTTCCCGGCAATCGTGGGGACCGTCTGGCTCGTCGTCGGCGCGTGCGTGTTCGCCGTGCCGCTCGCCGTCGGCGCTGCCGTCTTCCTCACCGAGTACGCCGAACAGGGCCGCTTCACGCGCGTCGTCGAGACCGCGACGAACGGCCTGTGGAGCACGCCGAGCATCGTCTACGGTCTCTTCGCGTTCGCGTTCCTCCTGCCGCGCATCGAGAACCAGGAGACGCTCCTCACCGGCCAGCTCGTCCTCGGGTTCATGCTGATGCCGCTCGTCCTCATCACGAGCCGGGAAGCGCTCCAGAACGTCCCGGACGAGTACCGCGACGCGAGCGCCGCGCTCGGCGTCTCGAAGTGGCAGACGATTCGGAGCGTCGTGCTCCCCGCCGCCATCCCCGGCGTCCTCACCGGCGTCATCCTCGGCGTCGGCCGCATCGCCGGTGAGACCGCGCCCATCCTCCTCGTCCTCGTCCGCGAGCCGTTCCCGGCGGTCGCGACGAACGTCCTCGGCTCGTTCCACTTCACGGCCTCCGCGCCGTTCGTCGTGAACGACGCGCTCCTCAGCTCGACGACCGCGCTCCCCTACCAGCTCTTCGCCGTCATCACCGCCGGCGTCGGCGCGAGCCAGGAGTTCGGCTGGGGGACCGCGCTCGTCCTCCTGCTCGTCGTCATGTTCTTCTACACCATCGGTATCACCACGCGAATCTACTTCCGGAAGAAGCTCCGCCAATGA
- the pstB gene encoding phosphate ABC transporter ATP-binding protein PstB: protein MSQPTQTTTGETDERIREEWLEYDFEGDAALSVEDLDVFYGNDQALQSVSMDIPEKSVTALIGPSGCGKSTFLRCLNRMNDRISAARVEGSVEFNGEDIYGENVNLVELRKRIGMVFQSPNPFPKSIRENISYGPRKHGDIDTGLVARLLGRDDREEEEELVERCLRGAALWDEVSERLDDNALGLSGGQQQRLCIARALSVEPDVLLMDEPASALDPIATSKVEDLVEDLAEDYTVVIVTHNMQQAARISDQTAVFLTGGELVEYGDTEQIFENPRSQRVEDYITGKFG, encoded by the coding sequence ATGAGTCAGCCAACACAAACCACGACTGGAGAGACAGACGAACGAATCCGAGAGGAGTGGCTCGAATACGACTTCGAGGGCGACGCCGCGCTCTCCGTCGAGGACCTCGACGTCTTCTACGGGAACGACCAGGCGCTCCAGTCCGTCAGCATGGACATCCCAGAGAAGTCCGTCACCGCGCTCATCGGCCCGTCCGGCTGCGGGAAGTCGACGTTCCTCCGGTGTCTCAACCGGATGAACGACCGCATCTCCGCGGCGCGCGTCGAGGGGAGCGTCGAGTTCAACGGGGAGGACATCTACGGCGAGAACGTCAATCTCGTCGAGCTCAGAAAGCGCATCGGGATGGTCTTCCAGTCCCCGAACCCCTTCCCGAAGTCCATCCGGGAGAACATCTCCTACGGCCCGCGGAAGCACGGCGACATCGACACCGGTCTCGTCGCTCGCCTCCTCGGCCGCGACGACCGGGAAGAAGAAGAAGAGCTCGTCGAACGCTGCCTCCGCGGTGCCGCGCTCTGGGACGAGGTCTCCGAGCGCCTCGACGACAACGCGCTCGGCCTCTCCGGCGGCCAACAGCAGCGCCTCTGCATCGCTCGAGCCCTCTCCGTCGAACCGGACGTCCTCCTGATGGACGAGCCCGCGAGCGCCCTCGACCCCATCGCCACCTCGAAGGTCGAGGACCTCGTCGAGGACCTCGCAGAGGACTACACGGTCGTCATCGTCACGCACAACATGCAGCAGGCCGCCCGCATTAGCGACCAGACCGCGGTGTTCCTGACCGGCGGCGAGCTCGTCGAGTACGGCGACACCGAGCAGATCTTCGAGAACCCGCGCAGCCAGCGCGTCGAAGACTACATTACGGGTAAGTTCGGGTAA
- the phoU gene encoding phosphate signaling complex protein PhoU has protein sequence MARQSYQDQLQEMQEDVLYMSEVVTDRLRMALEAMEQKDDETATQVIEGDDEVNDLYLDLEQTCIDLLALQQPVAGDLRLIASSFKIITDLERIADLAVNLGEYTLDAEQDMFPEVDINVIGDRTVEMVEDAMAAYESEDTERCWELADRDDELDALCQTASESVVRDLIETEVDDDTTEGEIEGLMQDVSRMLLTIRDLERVGDHAVNIAARTLYMVEKDDSLIY, from the coding sequence ATGGCACGTCAATCCTACCAAGACCAACTGCAGGAGATGCAGGAGGACGTCCTCTACATGAGCGAGGTCGTCACCGACCGTCTCCGCATGGCCTTAGAGGCGATGGAGCAGAAAGACGACGAGACCGCGACCCAGGTCATCGAGGGCGACGACGAGGTCAACGACCTCTACCTCGACTTAGAGCAGACCTGCATCGACCTGCTCGCGCTCCAACAGCCCGTCGCCGGCGACCTCCGCCTCATCGCGTCCTCCTTCAAGATCATCACGGACCTCGAACGTATCGCGGACCTCGCCGTGAACCTCGGCGAGTACACGCTCGACGCCGAGCAGGACATGTTCCCCGAGGTCGACATCAACGTCATCGGCGACCGCACCGTCGAGATGGTCGAGGACGCGATGGCCGCGTACGAGAGCGAGGACACCGAGCGCTGCTGGGAGCTCGCCGACCGCGACGACGAACTCGACGCGCTCTGCCAGACCGCCAGCGAATCCGTCGTTCGCGACCTCATCGAAACCGAAGTCGACGACGACACGACCGAAGGCGAGATCGAGGGGCTCATGCAGGACGTCTCCCGGATGCTCCTCACCATCCGCGACCTCGAACGCGTCGGCGACCACGCCGTCAACATCGCCGCGCGCACGCTCTACATGGTCGAGAAAGACGACTCCCTCATCTACTAA
- a CDS encoding methyltransferase, whose amino-acid sequence MILLVRDDREFLCAPGEELHTDLGVVDVPEDVEAGETLETHLGEEFRTRALRGPDLFNHFERTGAPMMTKDIGLIEGHTGACASDRVLDAGTGTGVLAAYLGRLGADVTTYEQDSEFADVARGNMELAEVSENVEVRTGNVLDDIDDLTEAEGEGLGDATAGESEGFDLVTLDTGDAPAVVEHAPDLLVSGGYLAVYSPFVENTREVHRTARDVGLSDVDTYESIQRRMDFDDRGSRPSTAGVGHTGYLTFARKL is encoded by the coding sequence GTGATACTGCTCGTTCGCGACGACCGCGAGTTCCTCTGCGCGCCGGGCGAGGAGCTCCACACGGACCTCGGCGTCGTCGACGTCCCCGAAGACGTCGAGGCCGGAGAGACGCTGGAGACGCATCTCGGCGAGGAGTTCCGGACGCGCGCGCTCCGCGGCCCCGACCTCTTCAACCACTTCGAGCGCACGGGCGCGCCGATGATGACGAAGGACATCGGTCTCATCGAGGGGCACACGGGCGCGTGTGCGTCCGACCGCGTGCTCGACGCGGGCACCGGTACGGGCGTGCTCGCAGCCTACCTCGGACGGCTCGGCGCGGACGTGACGACCTACGAGCAGGACTCCGAGTTCGCCGACGTCGCCCGCGGGAACATGGAACTCGCGGAGGTCTCGGAGAACGTCGAGGTCCGCACCGGCAACGTTCTCGACGACATCGACGACCTCACTGAAGCCGAGGGAGAAGGTCTCGGCGATGCGACAGCCGGCGAGAGCGAAGGGTTCGACCTCGTGACGCTCGACACGGGCGACGCCCCCGCGGTCGTCGAGCACGCGCCGGACCTCCTCGTGTCGGGCGGCTATCTCGCGGTCTACTCGCCGTTCGTCGAGAACACCCGCGAGGTCCACCGGACCGCGCGCGACGTCGGCCTCAGCGACGTCGACACCTACGAGTCCATCCAGCGCCGCATGGACTTCGACGACCGCGGCTCTCGACCGTCCACCGCGGGCGTCGGTCACACCGGCTATCTCACGTTCGCACGGAAGCTCTGA